Proteins from a genomic interval of Diospyros lotus cultivar Yz01 chromosome 6, ASM1463336v1, whole genome shotgun sequence:
- the LOC127804274 gene encoding phosphoserine aminotransferase 2, chloroplastic-like, with protein MAMSAATPHSFLLKSPKRHHLSGSPTTTTTRINAFPLHRPRKLISITCSTAAQVQDRPAAADQSQDRVFNFAAGPATLPEVVLKKAQAELYNWRGSGMSVMEMSHRGKEFLSIIQKAEADLRALLDIPSDYAVLLLQGGATTQFAALPLNLCKPDDPVDYVVTGSWGDKAFKEASKFCKPNVIWSGKSEKYTKIPAFDSLEQNPHARYLHICANETIHGVEFKNYPIPKNRDGLLVADMSSNFCSKPVDVTKFGVIYAGAQKNVGPSGVTIVIVRKDLIGNAQEITPIMLDYKIHADNNSLYNTPPCFGIYMCGLVFEDLLAQGGLAEVEKKNLKKAQILYDTIDQSEGFYRCPVEKSVRSLMNVPFTLEKSELEAEFIKEAAQEKMIQLKGHRSVGGMRASIYNAMPLAGVEKLVAFMKDFQARHA; from the coding sequence ATGGCAATGTCAGCAGCAACCCCTCATTCCTTCCTCCTGAAAAGCCCCAAACGCCACCATCTCTCTGGCAGcccaaccaccaccaccacccgcATCAATGCTTTCCCTCTCCACCGCCCTAGAAAGCTCATCTCTATCACTTGCTCCACGGCGGCGCAGGTCCAGGACCGCCCCGCCGCGGCTGACCAATCCCAAGATCGGGTCTTCAACTTCGCCGCCGGCCCCGCCACCCTGCCGGAGGTCGTTCTCAAGAAGGCCCAGGCCGAGCTCTACAACTGGCGCGGCTCCGGGATGAGCGTCATGGAGATGAGCCACCGCGGCAAGGAGTTCCTCTCCATTATCCAGAAGGCGGAGGCCGATCTGCGCGCCCTTCTCGACATCCCCTCCGATTATGCCGTCCTCTTACTCCAAGGCGGGGCCACCACCCAGTTCGCCGCCTTGCCCCTGAATCTCTGCAAGCCCGACGATCCGGTGGATTACGTGGTTACTGGGTCGTGGGGCGACAAGGCTTTCAAGGAAGCGAGTAAATTCTGCAAGCCCAACGTGATTTGGTCTGGGAAATCCGAGAAATACACGAAGATCCCTGCTTTCGATAGCTTGGAACAGAACCCGCACGCTAGGTATTTGCATATATGCGCCAATGAAACCATTCACGGTGTCGAGTTCAAAAACTACCCGATCCCCAAGAACCGAGATGGGTTGTTGGTTGCCGATATGTCGTCGAATTTCTGCTCAAAGCCCGTGGACGTAACCAAATTCGGCGTGATCTACGCGGGCGCGCAGAAGAACGTCGGCCCTTCTGGGGTCACCATTGTAATCGTCCGGAAAGATTTGATTGGGAACGCTCAGGAAATCACTCCAATCATGCTGGATTACAAGATCCACGCTGACAACAATTCGCTCTACAACACCCCACCTTGCTTTGGGATTTACATGTGTGGATTGGTTTTCGAAGATCTCTTGGCCCAGGGCGGATTGGCAGAGGTTGAGAAGAAGAACTTGAAGAAGGCTCAGATACTCTACGACACAATTGATCAGAGCGAGGGGTTCTACAGGTGCCCGGTTGAGAAATCCGTGAGATCGCTGATGAATGTGCCGTTTACGTTGGAGAAGTCTGAACTGGAGGCAGAGTTCATCAAGGAGGCGGCGCAGGAGAAGATGATCCAGCTCAAGGGGCACAGATCGGTGGGCGGGATGAGAGCTTCAATATACAATGCCATGCCTTTGGCTGGGGTGGAGAAGTTGGTTGCATTCATGAAGGATTTCCAAGCAAGGCATGCTTGA
- the LOC127804273 gene encoding G2/mitotic-specific cyclin-2-like: MVISDENNPILIKPTRSQGAQFGVEMRNNRRALGVINQNLAGAHPYHRVVNKRALSEVHEICDKNLLHSDHRPITRKYAAQIASAQPPCPEESKKSNSSSTQNLTIWEDCPITDVEEDKVCTDHPVPMALEQTETMPDEKDQMEVEMEDIFEDAILDIDNTNAKNPLAVADYVDDLYAYYRKMESCSCVSSNYMAQQFDISDRMRAILIDWLIEVHYKFELRDETLFLTVNLIDRFLAQQAMVRKKLQLVGLVAMLLACKYEEVSVPVVDDLIFISDKAYSRKELLEMERLMLNALQYNMSVPTPYVFMRRYLKAAESDKKLETLSFFLVELCLVEYEMLRFPPSFLAAAAVYTAQCTLYGFKQWTKTCEWYTSYSEDQLLECSKLIVSFHDKAAAGKLTAVHRKYSTSKLGCTAKCQPAHFLVGSKQ; the protein is encoded by the exons ATGGTGATATCTGATGAGAACAATCCCATTCTGATTAAACCCACAAGGTCTCAAG GAGCGCAATTTGGAGTGGAGATGAGAAACAATCGAAGAGCTTTAGGCGTCATTAATCAGAATTTAGCTGGAGCTCATCCCTACCATCGTGTCGTCAACAAGAGAGCCCTCTCAGA AGTGCATGAAATCTGTGACAAGAATCTTCTCCATTCGGATCATAGACCCATCACCAG AAAATATGCAGCCCAGATTGCAAGTGCACAACCGCCTTGCCCGGAGGAAAGTAAGAAATCCAACTCATCATCAACTCAGAATCTCACAATCTGGGAAGATTGTCCAATAACAGATGTGGAGGAAGACAAGGTTTGTACAGACCACCCAGTACCCATGGCCTTGGAACAAACCGAAACAATGCCAGATGAGAAGGATCagatg GAAGTCGAAATGGAGGACATATTTGAGGATGCCATCCTGGATATTGACAACACCAATGCCAAGAATCCGCTTGCAGTAGCAGACTACGTTGACGATCTCTATGCATACTACAGAAAAATGGAG AGTTGTAGCTGTGTTTCGTCCAACTACATGGCTCAACAATTCGACATCAGTGACAGGATGAGGGCCATTCTAATCGACTGGCTTATTGAG GTACACTACAAATTTGAACTGAGGGACGAGACATTATTTCTGACGGTTAATCTTATAGACAGATTTTTAGCCCAACAAGCCATGGTAAGGAAGAAGCTGCAGTTGGTGGGTCTGGTTGCTATGCTGTTGGCTTGCAAATACGAGGAAGTTTCGGTCCCGGTTGTGgatgatttgattttcatttcagACAAGGCTTACTCAAGGAAAGAGCTCCTTGAAATG GAGAGATTGATGCTGAATGCTTTGCAATACAACATGTCAGTTCCAACTCCCTATGTTTTCATGAGAAGATACCTCAAGGCCGCCGAATCCGACAAGAAG CTTGAGACTCTGTCTTTCTTCCTGGTTGAGCTCTGCCTGGTGGAGTACGAGATGCTGAGATTCCCTCCATCTTTCTTGGCTGCTGCTGCAGTCTACACTGCTCAATGCACCCTCTATGGATTCAAGCAGTGGACCAAGACCTGTGAGTGGTACACTAGCTACTCAGAAGATCAGCTCCT AGAATGCTCAAAACTGATAGTGAGTTTCCATGACAAGGCAGCAGCAGGGAAGCTAACTGCAGTTCACCGGAAGTACTCGACATCCAAGCTCGGCTGCACGGCGAAATGCCAGCCTGCTCATTTTCTGGTAGGGTCCAAACAATAA
- the LOC127804705 gene encoding uncharacterized protein LOC127804705 isoform X1, which translates to MAISLRRNALLSRLKAVFAVQRFNHTLVKTGKQAQLSARMGSDSGLERGEIDMSKWRILDSRTLGLTWSMVSAPSWIVLKVLQSAGFEAYLVGGCVRDLLLNKIPKDFDVITTATLKRIRQEFRRCEIVGRRFPICRVHIKGSVVEVSSFETAVKTKNSKEKEECQFSQMPHGCDRKDFVIWRDCMGRDFTINSLFFDPFVNKIYDYANGMVDLQSLKLRTLIPAQLSFKEDCARILRGLRIAARLGLSFSKETEFAIRKLSSSIATLPQCRIMMELNYMLSYGAAEPSLCLLQRFNLLEVLLPFHAAYLAQQACRKSHQGSIMLMKLFFNLDKLVTCDQPSDCSLWVGLLAFHLALVNNPQNALVVWTFASVLYHQIWKDGVKFARENVQAPIDFSPEISDNCNFISDDELAERVSQFATMVQESVGALTETEILLQLMSRFPDYPCPGLVFISKKSGKDAALLFRMLVHNAKSLTKRRNCPDINYNLLGKGDVWETRFVLGKIIMNAMSSGAVQESKVVEEEKDPGQALGINQDPLTSNIEVHHIVKDNKKRNSSPSSAEHPQARAKKQKSVGETLNLLDDGRTKKKKAVANRNTEKRAKQQQEMIEKHLKMLEGEHNESQEVRNTPANSVEKCHSDRTKQQKGVLESKQRKTITKKSDKHKTDVTEKQQDMPLRVLSGLFR; encoded by the exons ATGGCGATATCCCTCAGACGCAATGCCCTGTTATCTCGCCTTAAGGCAGTGTTCGCCGTACAG AGATTTAACCACACCTTAGTCAAAACTGGAAAACAAGCTCAACTCTCAGCTCGAATGGGGTCTGATTCGGGGCTAGAGCGAG GGGAAATTGACATGTCAAAATGGAGAATACTGGACTCTAGGACTTTGGGGCTAACTTGGTCAATGGTATCTGCGCCCTCATGGATTGTTCTGAAAGTGCTTCAGAGTGCAG GATTTGAAGCCTACTTGGTTGGCGGATGTGTGAGAGATCTACTTCTGAATAAAATTCCTAAAGATTTTGATGTGATCACCACAGCGACACTTAAACGG ATCAGGCAGGAGTTTCGCCGTTGTGAAATTGTTGGACGCCGTTTTCCTATATGTAGGGTGCATATCAAAGGTTCTGTTGTTGAG GTATCCAGTTTTGAGACAGCAGTCAAAACCAAAAAttctaaagaaaaagaagaatgccAATTCTCTCAAATGCCACATGGCTGTGACAGAAAAGACTTCGTTATCTGGAGGGATTGCATGGGTCGGGACTTCACAATTAACAG TTTATTCTTTGACCCCTTCGTGAACAAAATCTATGATTATGCCAATGGAATGGTGGACTTGCAATCTTTAAAG CTGCGTACATTAATCCCTGCTCAGCTGTCTTTTAAAGAGGATTGCG CCAGAATCTTGAGGGGCTTGAGAATTGCAGCTCGTCTTGGTCTGTCCTTCTCAAAGGAAACTGAGTTTGCAATACGTAAACTCTCTTCGTCCATAGCAACCTTACCACAG TGTAGAATAATGATGGAGTTGAACTATATGCTGTCCTATGGAGCTGCTGAACCTTCTCTTTGTTTACTTCAGAGATTCAACCTGCTTGAAGTTTTGCTGCCATTTCAT GCTGCATACCTTGCTCAACAAGCCTGCAGAAAATCCCATCAAGGTTCTATAATGTTGATG aaATTATTCTTCAATTTGGATAAGTTAGTTACTTGTGATCAACCATCAGATTGCAGTTTGTG GGTTGGTCTTCTGGCATTTCACCTGGCATTAGTAAATAATCCTCAAAATGCTCTTGTAGTTTGGACTTTTGCTTCTGTCCTTTATCATCAAATATGGAAAGATGGTGTCaaatttgcaagagaaaatGTTCAAGCACCAATTGATTTTTCACCTGAGATTTCAGACAACTGCAACTTCATATCTGATGATGAACTTGCGGAAAGAGTCAGTCAGTTTGCAACAATGGTCCAAGAGTCTGTTGGTGCTTTGACTGAGACAGAAATCCTCCTCCAATTAATGTCCAGATTTCCTGATTATCCATGCCCTGGTTTG GTGTTTATATCAAAGAAAAGCGGGAAAGATGCTGCTCTACTCTTTCGGATGCTGGTGCATAATGCTAAATCTCTTACGAAGAGGAGGAATTGTCCTGATATCAACTATAATCTGCTTGGGAAGGGAGATGTATGGGAGACCAGGTTTGTCCTCGGGAAAATTATTATGAACGCCATGAGCAGTGGGGCTGTCCAAGAGAGTAAAGTTGTGGAGGAGGAGAAAGATCCGGGGCAGGCTCTTGGGATTAACCAGGATCCATTGACCTCTAATATTGAAGTGCACCACATTGTTAAGGACAACAAAAAACGTAACTCATCACCATCTAGTGCTGAACACCCGCAGGCAAGGGCCAAGAAGCAGAAGTCAGTTGGGGAAACGTTAAACCTGCTGGATGACGGGAGAACTAAGAAGAAAAAGGCGGTAGCTAATAGAAATACGGAGAAGAGAGCCAAGCAGCAGCAAGAGATGATTgagaagcatttgaaaatgctggAAGGGGAACATAATGAATCACAAGAAGTGAGAAATACGCCGGCGAATTCAGTCGAGAAGTGTCATTCAGACAGAACCAAGCAGCAGAAAGGAGTTTTAGAAAGCAAGCAGCGGAAGACAATTACAAAGAAGAGTGATAAACACAAGACGGATGTAACAGAGAAGCAACAGGATATGCCCCTTCGGGTTCTTTCTGGTCTGTTTAGGTGA
- the LOC127804705 gene encoding uncharacterized protein LOC127804705 isoform X2: MDCSESASECRFIFVSMEFQFSTGFEAYLVGGCVRDLLLNKIPKDFDVITTATLKRIRQEFRRCEIVGRRFPICRVHIKGSVVEVSSFETAVKTKNSKEKEECQFSQMPHGCDRKDFVIWRDCMGRDFTINSLFFDPFVNKIYDYANGMVDLQSLKLRTLIPAQLSFKEDCARILRGLRIAARLGLSFSKETEFAIRKLSSSIATLPQCRIMMELNYMLSYGAAEPSLCLLQRFNLLEVLLPFHAAYLAQQACRKSHQGSIMLMKLFFNLDKLVTCDQPSDCSLWVGLLAFHLALVNNPQNALVVWTFASVLYHQIWKDGVKFARENVQAPIDFSPEISDNCNFISDDELAERVSQFATMVQESVGALTETEILLQLMSRFPDYPCPGLVFISKKSGKDAALLFRMLVHNAKSLTKRRNCPDINYNLLGKGDVWETRFVLGKIIMNAMSSGAVQESKVVEEEKDPGQALGINQDPLTSNIEVHHIVKDNKKRNSSPSSAEHPQARAKKQKSVGETLNLLDDGRTKKKKAVANRNTEKRAKQQQEMIEKHLKMLEGEHNESQEVRNTPANSVEKCHSDRTKQQKGVLESKQRKTITKKSDKHKTDVTEKQQDMPLRVLSGLFR; encoded by the exons ATGGATTGTTCTGAAAGTGCTTCAGAGTGCAG GTTTATTTTTGTCAGCATGGAATTTCAGTTTTCTACAG GATTTGAAGCCTACTTGGTTGGCGGATGTGTGAGAGATCTACTTCTGAATAAAATTCCTAAAGATTTTGATGTGATCACCACAGCGACACTTAAACGG ATCAGGCAGGAGTTTCGCCGTTGTGAAATTGTTGGACGCCGTTTTCCTATATGTAGGGTGCATATCAAAGGTTCTGTTGTTGAG GTATCCAGTTTTGAGACAGCAGTCAAAACCAAAAAttctaaagaaaaagaagaatgccAATTCTCTCAAATGCCACATGGCTGTGACAGAAAAGACTTCGTTATCTGGAGGGATTGCATGGGTCGGGACTTCACAATTAACAG TTTATTCTTTGACCCCTTCGTGAACAAAATCTATGATTATGCCAATGGAATGGTGGACTTGCAATCTTTAAAG CTGCGTACATTAATCCCTGCTCAGCTGTCTTTTAAAGAGGATTGCG CCAGAATCTTGAGGGGCTTGAGAATTGCAGCTCGTCTTGGTCTGTCCTTCTCAAAGGAAACTGAGTTTGCAATACGTAAACTCTCTTCGTCCATAGCAACCTTACCACAG TGTAGAATAATGATGGAGTTGAACTATATGCTGTCCTATGGAGCTGCTGAACCTTCTCTTTGTTTACTTCAGAGATTCAACCTGCTTGAAGTTTTGCTGCCATTTCAT GCTGCATACCTTGCTCAACAAGCCTGCAGAAAATCCCATCAAGGTTCTATAATGTTGATG aaATTATTCTTCAATTTGGATAAGTTAGTTACTTGTGATCAACCATCAGATTGCAGTTTGTG GGTTGGTCTTCTGGCATTTCACCTGGCATTAGTAAATAATCCTCAAAATGCTCTTGTAGTTTGGACTTTTGCTTCTGTCCTTTATCATCAAATATGGAAAGATGGTGTCaaatttgcaagagaaaatGTTCAAGCACCAATTGATTTTTCACCTGAGATTTCAGACAACTGCAACTTCATATCTGATGATGAACTTGCGGAAAGAGTCAGTCAGTTTGCAACAATGGTCCAAGAGTCTGTTGGTGCTTTGACTGAGACAGAAATCCTCCTCCAATTAATGTCCAGATTTCCTGATTATCCATGCCCTGGTTTG GTGTTTATATCAAAGAAAAGCGGGAAAGATGCTGCTCTACTCTTTCGGATGCTGGTGCATAATGCTAAATCTCTTACGAAGAGGAGGAATTGTCCTGATATCAACTATAATCTGCTTGGGAAGGGAGATGTATGGGAGACCAGGTTTGTCCTCGGGAAAATTATTATGAACGCCATGAGCAGTGGGGCTGTCCAAGAGAGTAAAGTTGTGGAGGAGGAGAAAGATCCGGGGCAGGCTCTTGGGATTAACCAGGATCCATTGACCTCTAATATTGAAGTGCACCACATTGTTAAGGACAACAAAAAACGTAACTCATCACCATCTAGTGCTGAACACCCGCAGGCAAGGGCCAAGAAGCAGAAGTCAGTTGGGGAAACGTTAAACCTGCTGGATGACGGGAGAACTAAGAAGAAAAAGGCGGTAGCTAATAGAAATACGGAGAAGAGAGCCAAGCAGCAGCAAGAGATGATTgagaagcatttgaaaatgctggAAGGGGAACATAATGAATCACAAGAAGTGAGAAATACGCCGGCGAATTCAGTCGAGAAGTGTCATTCAGACAGAACCAAGCAGCAGAAAGGAGTTTTAGAAAGCAAGCAGCGGAAGACAATTACAAAGAAGAGTGATAAACACAAGACGGATGTAACAGAGAAGCAACAGGATATGCCCCTTCGGGTTCTTTCTGGTCTGTTTAGGTGA